A stretch of Lactiplantibacillus brownii DNA encodes these proteins:
- a CDS encoding tRNA (mnm(5)s(2)U34)-methyltransferase produces the protein MNQVVDPGDTVIDATVGNGHDTVYLAKLVGPRGLVYGFDIQQMAIENTTAALKAEQLERQVTLTHAGHETIDELIAAKQPIKCAIFNLGYLPGGDKNIITKPATTLTAIQSIQKRLTTNGLIILLVYAGHPGGKQEAQAVTDYARQLDQHQFQVLHYGFMNQIHFPPELIAIQKR, from the coding sequence ATGAATCAAGTCGTTGATCCAGGCGATACCGTCATTGATGCCACCGTGGGTAACGGTCACGATACCGTCTATTTAGCCAAATTAGTTGGACCACGTGGCTTAGTTTATGGTTTTGACATCCAACAAATGGCGATTGAGAACACCACGGCTGCACTCAAAGCAGAACAACTGGAACGCCAGGTCACCCTGACCCACGCCGGTCACGAAACCATTGACGAATTGATTGCAGCTAAACAGCCCATCAAATGTGCCATTTTTAATTTAGGCTATTTACCTGGTGGCGATAAAAATATTATCACCAAACCAGCGACAACCTTGACCGCGATTCAAAGCATTCAGAAGCGCCTAACGACAAACGGCCTCATTATCTTACTCGTTTACGCAGGCCATCCTGGTGGGAAACAAGAGGCACAGGCCGTGACTGACTATGCCCGCCAGTTAGATCAACATCAATTTCAAGTTTTACATTACGGCTTTATGAACCAGATTCACTTTCCACCAGAATTGATTGCTATTCAAAAACGTTAA
- a CDS encoding phosphatase PAP2 family protein, protein MTFTTWRRRDIGMLILALAWLGWSIAVWQQAAVITWFDQAIALPLHHSPQWFQTAMVSYTHFGDPRNITMITTMIGVLLILSRESKAAVFFWINTWILAGYGNYFVKQLIQRPRPTAWRLVQIGGYSYPSGHSTTTTVLVGSLLVIAYDLLKSRQLKRWLFGLGVAIILLMMISRIVVGVHYPSDTVGGLMLGTCLTYLSLRVSQGHRRGNFKFKTHHQS, encoded by the coding sequence ATGACTTTCACAACCTGGCGCCGACGAGATATTGGCATGCTTATTTTAGCTTTGGCCTGGTTGGGCTGGAGCATAGCGGTGTGGCAGCAAGCGGCGGTTATCACCTGGTTTGATCAGGCTATCGCTTTACCATTACATCATAGTCCACAATGGTTTCAAACCGCGATGGTCAGTTATACGCACTTTGGTGACCCCCGCAACATTACCATGATCACAACGATGATTGGCGTACTCTTGATCCTTAGCCGTGAGAGTAAAGCGGCCGTTTTCTTCTGGATCAATACTTGGATCTTAGCCGGTTATGGGAATTATTTCGTTAAACAGCTGATACAGCGCCCCCGGCCTACTGCTTGGCGGTTAGTCCAAATTGGTGGCTACAGCTATCCTAGTGGACATTCCACTACAACCACCGTCCTGGTTGGTAGCCTATTAGTCATTGCCTATGACCTACTCAAAAGTCGCCAGCTCAAACGTTGGTTATTTGGACTCGGAGTCGCTATAATTTTATTGATGATGATCAGCCGCATTGTCGTCGGCGTCCACTATCCAAGCGACACCGTTGGCGGCTTAATGCTCGGCACTTGTTTAACTTATCTCAGTCTACGTGTCAGCCAAGGCCATCGTCGCGGTAATTTCAAATTTAAAACACACCACCAATCATGA
- the leuS gene encoding leucine--tRNA ligase, whose amino-acid sequence MAYNHKVIEHKWQHYWKENKTFKALDQTDKKKYYALDMFPYPSGQGLHVGHPEGYTATDIMSRMKRMQGFNVLHPMGWDAFGLPAEQYALKTGHNPKDFTAKNIKNFKRQIRSLGFSYDWDREVNTTDPSYYKWTQWIFEQLYKKGLAYESETLVNWAPDMMGGTVVSNEEVIDGKTERGGYDVYRVPMKQWSLKITAYADRLIDDLDDIDWPENIKEQQRNWIGRSIGAAIRFKVAGQEDKSIEVFSTRPDTLYGATYMVLAPEHDLVDALTTPEQAAAIKAYKAKIASKSDLERTDLNKDKTGVFTGSYGIDPVNGEKLPIWIADYVLASYGTGAIMAVPAHDDRDYEFAKKFDLPIKPVIAGENDYDAQAYTGDGEHINSGLVDGLQKQPAIDKMIDWLVEHDCGEKKVNYRLRDWIFSRQRYWGEPIPVIHWEDGETTLVPEDELPLRLPATKNLEPSGTGESPLANIDDWVNVVDKNGRKGKRETNTMPQWAGSSWYFLRYVDPHNPDALADYKKLEYWSPVDLYVGGAEHAVLHLLYARFWHKFLYDIGAVPTKEPFQKLVNQGMILGDNHEKMSKSRGNVVNPDDIVEQYGADTLRLYEMFMGPLEASIPWSTDGLHGANKWIERVWRLIIDENNHVRDRVTTINDGKLTKIYNETVKKVSEDYEAMRFNIAISQMMVFVNEAYKVDDLPIVYIEGLVKLLAPITPHLSEELWSLLGHDKTITYATWPTYDESKLVEDTVQIVLQVNGKVRSHAEVSKDTTKDELEKLALADEKVQEFTAGKTVRKVIAIPGKLVNIVAN is encoded by the coding sequence ATGGCATATAACCATAAAGTCATTGAACACAAATGGCAACATTATTGGAAGGAAAACAAAACTTTCAAAGCTTTAGATCAAACGGACAAGAAAAAATATTACGCCTTAGATATGTTCCCATATCCATCTGGGCAAGGACTACACGTTGGTCATCCCGAGGGATATACCGCCACAGATATTATGTCACGGATGAAACGGATGCAAGGGTTTAACGTCCTCCATCCAATGGGTTGGGATGCGTTCGGTTTACCCGCAGAACAATATGCTTTAAAGACAGGGCATAACCCGAAAGATTTCACTGCTAAAAATATTAAAAACTTTAAGCGACAAATTCGGTCACTTGGTTTTTCATACGACTGGGATCGTGAAGTAAACACCACTGATCCAAGTTACTATAAATGGACGCAATGGATCTTTGAACAACTTTACAAAAAAGGCTTAGCTTACGAATCTGAAACGCTCGTTAATTGGGCACCAGATATGATGGGCGGCACCGTGGTCTCTAACGAAGAAGTTATTGATGGGAAGACGGAACGTGGGGGTTATGATGTTTACCGCGTGCCAATGAAGCAATGGAGTTTGAAAATCACTGCTTATGCGGACCGGTTAATTGATGACTTAGATGACATTGATTGGCCAGAAAATATCAAAGAACAACAACGTAATTGGATTGGCCGGTCAATTGGTGCCGCTATTCGGTTTAAGGTTGCTGGTCAAGAAGATAAGTCGATCGAAGTCTTTTCAACCCGTCCAGATACGCTGTATGGTGCCACTTATATGGTCTTAGCACCTGAGCATGACTTAGTGGACGCCTTAACGACACCAGAACAAGCCGCAGCGATTAAAGCCTATAAAGCTAAGATTGCCAGCAAGTCTGATCTCGAACGGACCGATTTGAATAAAGATAAGACCGGGGTCTTCACCGGGAGTTATGGGATTGACCCAGTTAATGGTGAAAAATTACCAATCTGGATTGCCGACTATGTCCTTGCCTCATATGGGACCGGGGCCATCATGGCTGTACCGGCACATGATGATCGTGATTATGAATTCGCAAAGAAGTTCGATTTACCAATCAAACCAGTGATTGCTGGTGAGAATGATTATGACGCGCAAGCCTATACCGGCGACGGCGAACACATTAATTCTGGTTTGGTAGACGGCTTACAAAAGCAACCAGCCATTGATAAAATGATCGACTGGTTAGTTGAACATGATTGTGGTGAAAAGAAAGTCAATTACCGGTTACGTGACTGGATCTTCTCACGGCAACGTTATTGGGGCGAACCAATTCCTGTGATCCATTGGGAAGATGGCGAAACGACCTTAGTGCCAGAAGACGAATTGCCATTACGCCTGCCTGCCACGAAGAATTTGGAACCTTCTGGGACCGGCGAAAGTCCGTTAGCCAATATTGATGATTGGGTGAATGTGGTTGATAAAAATGGTCGTAAAGGTAAACGCGAAACCAACACGATGCCACAATGGGCTGGGAGTTCATGGTACTTCTTGCGTTACGTTGATCCACATAATCCAGATGCACTTGCAGACTACAAGAAGTTGGAATACTGGTCACCAGTCGACTTATATGTCGGTGGTGCCGAACACGCAGTCTTGCATTTGTTGTATGCTCGTTTCTGGCACAAGTTCTTGTACGATATCGGTGCAGTGCCAACCAAAGAACCTTTCCAGAAGTTGGTTAATCAAGGGATGATCTTAGGCGACAATCACGAAAAGATGTCGAAGTCGCGTGGTAATGTGGTTAACCCAGATGATATTGTCGAACAATATGGGGCTGACACGCTCCGGTTGTACGAAATGTTCATGGGACCACTCGAAGCGTCCATTCCTTGGAGTACCGATGGCTTGCATGGTGCCAATAAGTGGATCGAACGGGTTTGGCGTTTGATTATTGATGAAAATAATCATGTTCGTGATCGGGTCACAACGATTAATGACGGTAAGTTGACGAAAATTTACAACGAAACAGTTAAAAAAGTCAGCGAAGATTACGAAGCAATGCGCTTTAACATCGCCATCTCACAAATGATGGTTTTCGTGAATGAAGCGTATAAAGTCGACGATCTACCGATTGTCTATATTGAAGGCTTGGTTAAATTGTTAGCACCAATCACACCACATTTATCCGAGGAACTCTGGTCATTATTAGGCCACGATAAGACCATCACGTATGCAACTTGGCCAACTTATGATGAATCAAAGCTGGTTGAAGATACGGTTCAAATCGTCTTACAAGTCAATGGTAAAGTGCGTTCACACGCTGAAGTTTCTAAGGACACTACTAAGGATGAACTTGAAAAGTTAGCGTTAGCTGACGAAAAAGTGCAAGAATTTACGGCTGGTAAAACGGTCCGGAAAGTTATTGCGATTCCTGGTAAATTAGTTAATATCGTTGCCAATTAA
- a CDS encoding putative polysaccharide biosynthesis protein, protein MSEEPKAKQPQQTHVNSEADAHKKMVQGSAWMTAGSLFSRILGAVYIIPWVIWLGSHSQQGNALYAKGYNIYSFFLLVAIGGIPSAISKQISEYNAINEYGVGQRLFKRGLLLTTALGILSGCILWFGAKPIGFIFGGGDPNVIPVLRALAIALVIIPSMSLTRGFFQGYQQMAPSAISQFVEQVFRVVYMLGATYFIMRVQNGDWVNAITQSTFAAFVGAAASFMLLGLYYYRQRPELNQLAAQSDDKLVIPVWQLFRDIIVQAIPFIVIDTATTVFNLLDQATFQPIMQMTFHTKIAVINDLYALFAFNANKLVMIIVSLASAIAVTVVPLLSESLAAHNRRNIRKQLEDAFTLFLFIMIPGALGMAAVAQPLNTLFYGYSKAGTMILEISAFTAIVLGLFTVASALMQGLSRNRDIIRFYLIGLAVKLVVQWPCIYFLSAAGPLVATAIGMLVASIMALYDLEVNFGVRYVQLLPKINRILIFSILTYISAALVVHGLNLLLNEQSKTQAFVIVMLAVAVGGAVYAYFALRSRLADLMIGERAAGLRRKLRIK, encoded by the coding sequence ATGTCTGAGGAACCAAAGGCTAAGCAGCCACAGCAGACCCATGTTAATTCTGAAGCGGATGCCCATAAAAAAATGGTGCAAGGTTCCGCTTGGATGACGGCTGGGAGTCTATTTTCACGAATTCTGGGAGCTGTTTATATAATTCCCTGGGTCATTTGGCTGGGCAGCCATTCGCAACAGGGGAACGCGCTGTATGCGAAGGGCTACAATATCTACAGTTTCTTTCTATTAGTGGCGATTGGCGGGATTCCGTCGGCCATTTCGAAACAAATTTCTGAATATAATGCGATTAATGAATATGGGGTTGGTCAACGGCTCTTCAAACGGGGGTTATTGTTGACAACGGCTCTCGGTATTCTTAGTGGCTGTATTTTGTGGTTTGGCGCTAAGCCGATTGGGTTCATTTTCGGTGGCGGCGATCCTAATGTGATTCCCGTTTTACGGGCTTTAGCGATTGCGCTAGTGATTATTCCCTCAATGTCTTTAACCCGTGGCTTTTTCCAAGGCTATCAGCAGATGGCGCCATCCGCCATTTCACAGTTCGTGGAACAGGTCTTTCGGGTCGTTTATATGTTGGGCGCGACTTACTTTATTATGCGTGTCCAAAATGGGGACTGGGTCAACGCCATTACCCAATCGACATTTGCGGCCTTTGTAGGGGCTGCCGCGAGTTTTATGTTACTCGGACTATATTATTATCGGCAACGGCCAGAATTAAATCAGTTGGCTGCTCAAAGTGATGACAAATTAGTGATTCCAGTTTGGCAGTTGTTCCGTGACATCATTGTGCAGGCGATACCGTTTATCGTGATTGACACGGCGACGACGGTCTTTAACTTATTAGATCAAGCGACCTTCCAACCAATTATGCAGATGACGTTTCATACGAAGATTGCAGTGATCAATGATTTATACGCCTTGTTCGCGTTCAATGCCAACAAATTGGTCATGATCATTGTTTCGTTAGCTTCGGCGATTGCGGTGACGGTGGTGCCACTGTTATCAGAATCGTTGGCGGCACATAATCGGCGTAATATTCGAAAGCAACTAGAAGATGCGTTCACTTTATTCCTATTCATTATGATTCCGGGAGCACTCGGCATGGCTGCTGTGGCGCAACCGTTGAATACGTTATTTTATGGTTACAGCAAGGCCGGTACCATGATTCTTGAAATTTCGGCATTTACCGCCATTGTCTTGGGCTTGTTTACGGTTGCGTCGGCCTTGATGCAAGGCTTGTCCCGTAATCGAGACATTATTCGGTTTTATTTGATTGGTTTAGCAGTGAAGCTAGTGGTCCAATGGCCATGTATTTACTTCCTGTCAGCGGCGGGGCCATTGGTCGCAACGGCGATTGGGATGCTTGTGGCCAGCATTATGGCATTGTACGATCTGGAAGTGAACTTTGGCGTCCGTTACGTGCAACTATTGCCAAAAATAAACCGTATTCTGATTTTCTCAATTTTGACTTATATTTCGGCGGCTTTAGTGGTGCATGGTTTGAATCTCTTATTAAATGAACAAAGCAAAACTCAGGCGTTTGTGATCGTGATGTTAGCAGTTGCCGTGGGCGGCGCAGTCTATGCTTATTTTGCCCTCCGTTCACGCTTGGCTGATCTGATGATTGGTGAGCGAGCAGCTGGGTTACGGCGCAAACTTCGGATTAAGTAG
- a CDS encoding pseudouridine synthase, which produces MRIDKFLHAMRVGTRTQVRRLIKDGHITTNGEPVLSGKQQVNPGSDTVLLDDQQVRYQQYFYYVLNKPVGVITATTDAQAKTVLDLFNTTDYRDDLFPVGRLDKDTEGVLVITNDGALSHALLAPAHHVTKVYEAEVTGEITPAQVAGFNDGITLKDGTQLQPAQAEIVAFHEIENFTTIQIKIHEGKYHQVKRMIGTLGERVVQLRRISFGSLTLPVGLLAGNYRALTDDELTALKADADQTITND; this is translated from the coding sequence ATGCGAATTGATAAATTTTTACATGCGATGCGAGTCGGGACGCGGACCCAGGTCCGGCGTTTAATTAAAGACGGCCATATTACCACTAATGGTGAGCCGGTGCTATCCGGTAAGCAACAAGTGAATCCCGGCAGCGATACGGTCTTGTTAGATGATCAACAGGTGCGCTATCAACAATATTTTTATTATGTGTTGAACAAGCCAGTGGGGGTTATTACGGCGACGACCGATGCGCAAGCAAAAACGGTCTTGGATTTATTTAATACGACGGATTATCGTGACGACTTGTTCCCGGTCGGACGGTTGGATAAAGATACGGAAGGTGTGCTAGTGATTACGAATGATGGGGCGTTGTCACATGCCTTGTTAGCCCCAGCACATCACGTGACCAAAGTCTATGAAGCCGAAGTGACTGGTGAGATTACGCCAGCGCAAGTGGCTGGATTTAATGATGGCATCACGTTAAAGGATGGCACCCAATTACAACCGGCGCAAGCTGAAATTGTGGCTTTCCATGAAATCGAAAACTTTACGACGATCCAAATCAAGATTCATGAAGGCAAGTATCATCAAGTTAAGCGAATGATTGGCACCCTTGGCGAACGAGTTGTTCAATTACGTCGGATTTCGTTTGGGTCCTTAACCCTACCGGTAGGGCTTTTAGCCGGTAATTATCGCGCGTTAACCGATGATGAACTGACCGCACTCAAAGCAGATGCGGATCAAACAATAACTAACGATTAA
- a CDS encoding NAD(P)H-hydrate dehydratase — MQSITTELVHQTITRRPAESHKGTYGRLMLIGGNQNFGGAIIMAATAAIYSGAGLVTVATDASNFTSLHAQLPEAMVVDYRQTAYVTQLLQTMDVIIIGPGLGTDQLAANLLTTVLTHVQAHQRLVIDGSALTLLAARQQSLPDAQIVVTPHQMEWQRLSGLKIADQTPTANRQAQQHLHAIAVVKAHHTTVYTNDRVWFNPGGTPAMATGGMGDTLAGMVGGFAAQFPDFTNAILSAVYLHSEVADDLAQSRYVVLPHQISAEIPKYMHRASLA; from the coding sequence TTGCAATCAATCACGACAGAATTAGTTCATCAAACGATTACGCGCCGACCAGCCGAATCGCATAAGGGCACTTACGGGCGGCTCATGTTGATCGGCGGGAATCAAAACTTCGGTGGTGCCATCATTATGGCGGCGACTGCGGCAATCTACAGCGGCGCCGGACTCGTGACGGTCGCGACCGATGCGAGTAACTTTACGAGCCTGCACGCGCAATTACCGGAAGCCATGGTCGTCGACTATCGCCAGACCGCTTATGTCACCCAATTATTACAAACGATGGATGTCATCATCATTGGCCCAGGCTTGGGCACGGACCAGTTAGCGGCAAACTTGCTAACGACGGTGCTGACTCACGTTCAAGCTCATCAGCGACTCGTTATCGACGGCTCTGCGCTAACGTTACTAGCCGCTCGTCAGCAGTCACTGCCGGACGCTCAGATTGTGGTCACCCCACATCAAATGGAATGGCAACGACTGAGTGGGCTAAAAATTGCTGATCAAACGCCAACCGCGAATCGCCAAGCCCAACAACACTTGCACGCCATTGCCGTGGTCAAGGCCCATCATACAACGGTTTACACTAATGACCGTGTTTGGTTTAACCCCGGCGGGACGCCAGCAATGGCGACCGGTGGCATGGGTGATACGCTTGCCGGCATGGTTGGTGGCTTCGCGGCACAATTTCCAGATTTCACCAACGCTATTTTGAGTGCCGTTTATTTGCACAGTGAAGTTGCCGACGACCTTGCGCAATCGCGCTACGTCGTCTTGCCCCATCAGATCAGCGCTGAAATCCCCAAGTACATGCACCGCGCTAGTCTTGCTTAG
- the pepV gene encoding dipeptidase PepV: MTIDWQAEAAKHQADYLADLTTMLRVPSFRDDSQATADAPLGPGPKQALTTFLAIAERDGFKTKNIDNLVGYAEYGEGDETLAVLAHVDEMPAGNGWDTDPFEPTMKDGKLYARGASDDKGPGMAAYYGLKMVKELGLKLNKKVRFIVGTDEESNWTGMKRYFEVEPAPTLGFSPDAEFPLINGEKGNVSLQVKFGKQAQGDYVLTTFDSGLRENMVPREATATLTVPDPEKVSADFTAFLAAQPVTGTVSDQTATGLTLAVVGKAAHGMEPRNGINAGTYLATFLNQYAFAADAKAFLTFIATKLHDDSRVKQLGLAYKDDVMGDLTMNVGLLHFDQQAGGALTLNFRYPKGIEPADLTNGVTTQLPAGATVSQGDFMVPHYVDPDDPIVKDLMAVYRRQTGDEASQPEIVGGGTYGRMMKRGVAFGALFPHTADTMHQANEFQPVADLMAAMAIYGESIAVLATE, from the coding sequence ATGACAATTGATTGGCAAGCAGAAGCCGCAAAACACCAAGCGGACTATCTAGCTGATTTAACGACAATGTTACGAGTACCAAGTTTTCGCGATGACAGTCAGGCAACTGCGGATGCGCCACTAGGACCAGGACCCAAACAAGCCTTGACAACCTTTTTAGCGATTGCTGAACGGGACGGCTTTAAAACTAAAAACATCGACAATTTGGTTGGTTATGCGGAATACGGTGAAGGTGATGAAACGTTAGCCGTTTTGGCACACGTTGATGAAATGCCCGCAGGAAACGGTTGGGATACCGATCCGTTTGAACCAACTATGAAGGATGGCAAACTCTATGCGCGTGGGGCTTCAGATGACAAAGGCCCTGGTATGGCGGCTTATTACGGCTTGAAAATGGTTAAAGAACTCGGCTTGAAATTAAATAAGAAAGTTCGGTTCATCGTTGGGACGGATGAAGAAAGCAATTGGACGGGCATGAAGCGTTACTTTGAAGTAGAACCCGCCCCTACGTTAGGCTTTTCACCAGATGCGGAGTTCCCATTGATCAATGGTGAAAAAGGAAATGTCAGTCTACAAGTGAAATTTGGAAAGCAAGCGCAAGGCGACTATGTCTTGACTACATTTGATTCCGGCTTGCGGGAGAACATGGTGCCACGCGAGGCCACGGCCACATTGACGGTGCCAGATCCTGAAAAAGTTAGCGCTGATTTTACTGCTTTCTTGGCGGCTCAACCGGTGACTGGTACGGTCAGTGACCAAACTGCGACAGGTTTGACGTTGGCAGTTGTCGGTAAAGCGGCACATGGGATGGAACCGCGCAACGGGATTAATGCCGGAACTTATTTGGCTACTTTCTTGAATCAATACGCGTTTGCGGCGGATGCCAAGGCGTTCCTAACCTTTATTGCCACGAAGTTGCATGATGATTCTCGGGTTAAGCAACTTGGTTTAGCTTATAAGGACGATGTGATGGGCGATTTGACTATGAATGTCGGGCTATTACATTTTGACCAACAAGCTGGTGGGGCGTTGACCTTGAACTTCCGCTATCCTAAAGGCATCGAACCAGCTGATTTGACCAATGGGGTGACGACACAACTACCCGCTGGTGCAACGGTTAGTCAGGGCGACTTCATGGTGCCACACTACGTTGATCCTGATGATCCAATTGTGAAGGACTTAATGGCTGTTTATCGCCGTCAAACTGGTGATGAAGCCTCACAACCAGAAATTGTCGGCGGTGGGACGTATGGTCGGATGATGAAACGCGGCGTGGCGTTTGGCGCCTTGTTCCCACACACGGCAGATACCATGCACCAAGCCAATGAATTTCAACCAGTGGCTGATTTAATGGCGGCCATGGCGATTTATGGTGAATCCATTGCCGTTCTCGCTACGGAATAG
- a CDS encoding universal stress protein, whose amino-acid sequence MTGYQKILVGIDTSPQSQLALARAIALASQMKATLDIVTIINTEKFIGITQGPMGFGAATPQVLDELTGKLKANLVRARHTAVAAGVPDVQVHLHSGNSKTLLATTLPTRYGTELIVLGATGLNAVSRFLIGSNAAYVTRNAPCDVLVVRTDQQHQPVKHGTRLTRRL is encoded by the coding sequence ATGACCGGCTATCAAAAGATACTCGTGGGTATTGATACGTCGCCGCAATCGCAACTGGCTTTAGCACGTGCCATCGCGCTTGCCAGTCAAATGAAGGCCACATTAGATATTGTGACGATCATTAATACGGAAAAGTTTATTGGGATTACGCAAGGGCCGATGGGATTTGGTGCGGCCACACCGCAAGTGCTAGATGAACTAACGGGCAAACTCAAAGCTAATTTAGTGCGAGCACGGCACACTGCAGTGGCTGCGGGAGTGCCAGATGTGCAAGTTCATTTGCATTCGGGCAACTCCAAAACCTTGTTAGCCACGACTTTGCCAACGCGTTATGGGACCGAGTTGATCGTCTTGGGCGCGACTGGTCTAAATGCGGTTTCACGGTTTCTGATTGGGTCAAATGCAGCCTATGTCACTCGTAATGCCCCTTGTGACGTTTTGGTTGTGCGGACAGATCAGCAACATCAACCTGTTAAACATGGGACACGGTTAACGCGCCGCCTTTAA
- a CDS encoding ABC transporter ATP-binding protein — translation MGIELKGITKTYDRGDKPVLSEVNAEVQDGELFVIVGPSGCGKSTLLRMVAGIIPISDGILKINGQVMNSVPPKDRNLSMVFQSYALYPFLSVADNVAFGLKARKMAAAEITQRVDDALKMVNLTKYRDRKPRELSGGQRQRVALARAIASDSKICLMDEPLSNLDAQLRVRMRSEIRELQRKLGLTLIYVTHDQTEAMTMADHVMVLHDQHVQQIDSPLGIYNHPANHFVAQFFGTPQINLLTATTSGKGTSHQLIVDEQLQVELDAPIAAGTYTVGIRPNQLGMKTVAANNGNATVINVEALGDQTIIEAVMDNDVEVRIVKDGQVKIALDQRVAVTALGPAFVFDDNESLIAEQGGVNHDRIVAVN, via the coding sequence ATGGGAATCGAATTGAAAGGCATCACTAAGACTTATGATCGTGGCGATAAGCCAGTATTGAGTGAGGTCAATGCCGAAGTTCAAGATGGCGAATTATTCGTTATCGTTGGGCCGTCTGGTTGTGGAAAGAGTACGTTATTGCGGATGGTTGCGGGGATCATTCCAATTTCTGATGGGATCTTAAAAATTAATGGTCAAGTCATGAACAGTGTCCCACCGAAGGACCGAAATTTATCGATGGTCTTCCAAAGCTATGCCCTATATCCATTTTTGAGTGTGGCAGATAACGTGGCGTTTGGGTTAAAAGCACGTAAAATGGCTGCCGCAGAGATTACGCAACGGGTAGATGACGCGTTAAAGATGGTCAACTTAACCAAGTATCGTGATCGCAAACCGCGTGAACTTTCCGGTGGTCAACGACAACGGGTCGCTTTAGCACGGGCAATTGCCAGTGATTCTAAAATCTGCTTGATGGATGAACCTCTGTCTAACTTAGACGCACAATTACGTGTTCGGATGCGTTCTGAAATTCGTGAATTACAACGTAAATTAGGCTTAACTTTGATTTATGTAACGCATGATCAAACTGAAGCGATGACGATGGCGGATCATGTGATGGTGTTGCATGACCAACACGTTCAACAAATTGATTCACCATTAGGGATTTATAATCATCCAGCGAATCATTTTGTGGCTCAATTCTTCGGTACGCCACAAATCAACTTGCTCACTGCAACGACTAGTGGTAAAGGGACGTCACATCAATTGATTGTTGACGAACAGTTACAAGTTGAATTGGATGCGCCGATTGCGGCTGGTACGTATACGGTTGGGATTCGACCAAATCAACTCGGCATGAAAACTGTCGCTGCTAACAATGGTAATGCGACGGTCATCAATGTTGAAGCACTTGGAGACCAAACGATCATTGAAGCCGTTATGGATAATGATGTTGAAGTTCGCATCGTTAAAGATGGTCAGGTCAAAATTGCGTTAGATCAACGCGTCGCTGTTACTGCGCTGGGACCAGCATTTGTTTTTGATGATAATGAAAGCTTAATTGCGGAACAAGGAGGCGTTAATCATGATCGAATCGTTGCCGTCAACTAA